TATACCAGCAAATAGATCGATAAACTGGAACGAATAGTCAGGATGATGGGCTGGGGGGGATGGGAGCAAACTGTTAAGCATTTTTACTTCCAGATCGGTCAATGGCTTTTGTGGCATTTTCCCGTTCAGCCAGCGATTTAGGGTTTCACGAGTCCATTCACTGTGACTAATAGCACGAAGCGCTTCAGAGACATGTTTTTGATCATAAATATCAACAAGTTTTTTGACCAGGTCTTTATCTTCCTTTCTTTTATGAAGCTGATCTTGCTCATTATCTTTAATTAATTTTTGTGCAATCAGTTCAACATTTTTCATTTTTAACACCATTTAAAAGGGAGATACTAGTGATAGAATATCACTAAATGGCACCATTATGAATGAAAAGTTTAAAGAAAATTACATCATGTTTGAAACTAGCTTTGTGCCTTAAAGTCATTTTCAAGCTAAACTCAATGGCAGATCGCATTAATGAAAAATTATTCTATTATTTCTTGATGTTAGTTTATTCGCAGTTACTATAATTCCTTTTCTTAATGCCAGTTTTTACGGGTTTTATAAGAGGTTATATATGTCAAAATCCCCTTTTTCTCTTGAAAGATCGTGCATCAAAACATTGTCAGCAGTAGAAGCAGAAAGAAATCGCTCAAATCAGCATGAATTTAATGGTGTTAGAGCATTGAAGAATCTTTTTGGATTAGAAAAATTTAAGCAAGATGCTTATTTTTCTATCCGAGGGGAGCGTATAAGTTGTATTAAACCAATAACTTGGTATGATGCCAGAGAAGAACACAGTACAAGAACGGAACATCGATTATATTTTAGCGGAAACATTGTAATGAACGAGGCTCAGGAAGGGGATAACATTGTAATCGGTTTTGATAATAGTGATAAAATCCATATAGTATTAATTAAAAGAAATACTCCCGAGCATAAGAGAACTATATCCAATTGGGAAGGGAAATAATTTTCTCTTTTGAATTAATTAAATCTTATGGCGCTATTTCTATTTTAAATAGAAACTCCGCTTTTTATTTTTTATAAATCCAATCCCCATCGTCATTATTCAATAAATACATTAATAAAAATAACGGCTTTGGCTAAAAATTATTTCAACGCCAGACTATCCGTTATTTTTTCTTTCATAACCTGAGTGATGTGATTAACCACCTGGCTGCGGGGAATTTGGGGAGGATAAACCGCGCAATACGCCATTTTTATATTCGGATTAAAAGGCTTAACGATAACCGGCGAAGGGCTGTTTAGCGCGGTAATAAAGTCCACCACGCCGATGCCGACGTTTCTTGACGCCAGCACGCAGCAGTTAGCCATTGAGGTTTCGATGGGGTTATGCAAATAGATTTGTTCTTTTCTGGCGGAGATATCGATCTGTGCCCGCAGCGGTGTAGTTCTGCCGGGCAAAATAGCGCGCGTACCGGCCAGATCGGCGAGTGTAATTTCATCCACCGTCGCAAGCGGGTGATCCATCGCTAACACCGCGACAGCGCTTGCGTCTGCCAGCGGTTCGGCTTCCAGCCCTTTAATGCCGGGCTGGCCAAAAATAAAACCCACGTCATAGTGATTTTCCGCAATCGCGTCCGTAATACGACTGCTGCTCTCGATGTCCAGAAACAGGGACAGATCGGGGTATTTCTTGAGTAAGGTCGGGAGAACCTGGTCGGAACAAAGAAACGAGAGCGCCTGAACGGCCGCAATACGCAGTATGCTGCCTTTGGCGTGGCGAATTTCATCGGCAATCAGCCCGATGTGATCCAACCCTAAGTAAAGGCGCTCGACTTCCCGGTATAGCTTCATCGCCTCGGCGCGTGGAATCAGGCCGCGCCCGTCTCTATCAAATAATTTCAGATTCAGCGCGTCTTCAAAATCTTTAATGAGCCGACTGACCGCGGGCTGGGTGATGTACATCATGTTGGCGGCGGCAGTGATGCCTCCGGTGAGGATGACTTTATGAAAGGCTTCAACCTGACGGGGATTGATACGCATGCTCGTCACCTTAAAACATAACATTTAGTTATCAATTTAACACAAAATGCAATTTTTCATTATCCAATCTGGCGCATAGACTCACAATCATAAGATTTAATACACTTCATCAGTACTCAATCATGGAATAGAGGGTTAGTGAATGAAGAAATCAACGCTGGCGTTATTGTTTACCGTTTTATTTTCATCTTCACCTTTGGTTTATAGCGCGGACCTGAATATCGGTTTGGCTTCCTCCACCACATCAATGGATCCGCAGTTTTATGTGAGTGGGGCGAATAGCGCAATGGCGCGCAATATTTTTGACGGTTTGGTTGTACAGGATGAAAAACAGCAGATTGCACCTGCCCTGGCAACCAGTTGGAAAGTGATTGACGACAAGACGTGGGAATTTGTATTGCGTCCTGGCGTTAAGTTTCACGACGGCAGTGATTTTACGGCTAAAGATGTGATTGCCAGCATTAAGCGTGTTGCGCTGGCATCAAAAAACAGCCCCAGCTCTTACGCACCTTACGTCAGCGACATTACTGAAGTAATAGAAGTTAATCCACTAACGGTGCGGATTAAGACAAAAGAGGCTTCGCCGCTGCTGCTGAATAATTTAAGTCGGATTTCCATTTTACCGGCCCGACTTGAAAACGTCCCGACGGAAACGTTGAATTCAGGAAAAGATGTGATTGGTACAGGGCCATTCAAATTTGTTTCCTGGGTGCCGGACGACCGGGTAGTCCTTAGTCGTAATGATGATTACTGGGGAGGAAAAGCAGAGTGGGACAACGTTACTGTCCGTGTATTTAAGAACAGTAGTGCACGTGTAGCAGCCGTATTATCCGGTGATGTGGACATGATCGAAAACGTTCCAACAGCCGACAGCAGTAATATTGAAAAAAATCAGCAGTTAAAAACGATTTCAACACCAGGGAATCGTGTTATTTACCTTCACATGGACCAGCAGCGAGAGGAATCACCGTTCGCCAAAGGTCCTGATGGTAAAAACCCATTACTAAAAAAAGAAGTACGCCAGGCGATGTCTTTAGCTATTAATCGTCAGGCAATCGTCGACCGTGTGATGGAGGGGCAGGCTGTTGTTGCCTCTCAGCTTGTACCGAAGGGGTACCCAGGCTATTCCGCTTCCATTCCTGCGCCGGTTTATAATCCGGAGAAAGCCAAACAGGAACTGGCGGCGGCGGGTTACCCCGACGGCTTCACGCTGACCTTCCACGCGTCGAACGATCGTTATCCTAATGATTCTAAAATTGCTCAGGCCATTGGCCAAATGTTCACGCGCGCCGGCATCAAAACCGAAGTCGTTACGATGCCCGGCAGTGTGTACTTCTCACGTGCGTCTCGTCTCGAATTCAGTTTGATTATGGGCGGGGCCGCGATTGAAACCGGGGAAGCTTCTGGCGTATTGGGGCCATTGTTGGAAACCTTTGGCCCCAATGCAGGACAGGGGAATCGTGGTCGCTATTCCAATCCTGTCTTTGATAAAACGCTGAACGAAGCACGCGTCACGCTGGATGAAACCAAACGTGATGCGCTGCTGGCTGAGGCTATGAACATTGGCATGAACGATCTGGGGGTCATTCCGGTCATGTTCCTGTCCAACACCTGGGCGATGAAAAAGCAGTATACCTATGTGGGCCGTTCCGATGCCTACACGCTGCCGTACTTCGTCCGTACTGCCAAATAGTCACCTGTCATTTATGGTTCAAATAAGGGGTGAATATTCACCCCTTATTTATCTCGTGATAAGGAGAACGGTGTGAATACATTTAGCCGTGTTTTTCCTTCCCTTATTACCGTTAGCATTACTTCTTTTGCCCCGTCATGGCGTGGTTTTCTGCACCCTGAAATCTGTTATGAATAACCTTAAAAGAAAAAAGGAATCATCGAAGGATGAGCGCGTTACCTATTATTATTGATTGTGATCCGGGGATAGATGACGCGATTGCGTTATTAAGTGCATTTGTGGCACCCGAGTTGGATATTCGCGGTATTTGCACGGTGTGCGGTAATCAATCGTTGGACAAGACGGTGCATAACGCGCTGCAAATTGTTGAACTGGGCCAGCGCACGGATATTCCCGTTTTCGCTGGCTGCCATCGGCCGCTGTTGCGTGAACCGATCCACGGTCAGTTCCACGGGGAAAGCGGACTGGGCCAGACGGTGCTGCCTGAGCCACAAAAACAGGCCGAAGTGCAGCATGCCGTGAGTTTTATTATTGCGCAGTGCAAGCAGGCAATCGCTGACGGCACGCCGATTACGCTCTGTACGTTAGGGCCGTTAACTAATGTGGCCATGGCGCTGCGTATGGCTCCTGAGATTGCTGACGGTATTGCGCGCATTGTGATGATGGGCGGCGCCTACCGTGAAGCAGGCAACCGCAGCCTGACGTCTGAATTTAATATGCTCGCCGACCCACAGGCGGCGAAGATAGTGTTTGATTCATCGATTGCCCTTGTCGCGCTACCGCTGGATGTTACGCATCAGGTGATTTTGACGCCGGAATTGGTGGCGCGTTTCATCGCGCTATCCGGGCGGATTTCCGCGCCGTTGGGTGAAATGATGGCGTTTTGGGATCGCAATGACATCCGTCGCTATGGTTCACGCGGCGGCCCGCTGCACGATCCACTGGTTATCGCCTGGGTGCTGGCGCCACACTGTTTCACGACGGAAAAAGCCAGCGTTTACATTGAGCAGGAAAGCGAGCTGTGCATGGGGCAGACCGTTGCCGACTGGTACGGAAAAACTGACCGTCAGCCGAATGTGGATGTGGTGACGGGGGTTGATGCCAAACAGGTTGTCGAGCTGTTTGCTGACCTATTGAGCCGCTATGGAGAGGGTGTCTGACATGGTTCAAGAACGCATTATTATTGATACCGATCCCGGCGTTGACGATGCGATAGCCATCTGGCTGGCATTGGCTTCACCCGAGCTAGACGTACTGGGGATTACCGTTGTGGCAGGCAATGTGCCGCTTGCTGCCACGCTACCGAATGCGTGCAACGTAGTGGGTGTGACGGGCAGAACCGATGTGCCCATTTTTGCCGGTGCTTCACGCCCGCTCATCCGCGATCAGGTTTTCGGTAAATACGCCCATATCGGCAAATTCTCTGCTGACTGGGTACCGGAGAGCACGCTGTCGCCGGAACAGGAACACGCTGTTGATTTTCTGGTGCGGATGACGCGTCAGGCGGCGGCCGACAATAATCCCATCACCATTTGCGCACTTGGTCCGCTGACGAATCTGGCGTTGGCGCTGTGCTTCCATCCTGATGTCGCACGTGGCATCAAACAGATTGTTTCCATGAGCTGTGCCTTTACCGCGATGGGGAATCGCGTACCGTGGGCGGATTTTAACGTCTATGCCGATCCGCATGCGGCGGAAATCGTTTTTTCTTCCGGTGTTCCCCTCGTCATCATGCCATTGGATGTGACCTTTCAGGCATTAATTCAGACGGAACAGGTTGAGGACATCGAACGCAGCGGCGGCGCGCCAGGTAAGGCGATGGCCGCGCTGTTGCGCATGTTTGATCGTAGTGAAGTTGAGCGCTTTGGTCGCGAAGGTGGACCGATTCATGATGCGACCGTCATTGCGTGGCTGTTAAAACCGGAGCTGTTCAAATCAAAACGCGCGCGCATTGGGGTAGAAGTTGCCGGTAAAACTGCGGGTTATGCGTTTGCCGATTTTTATCACAAACTGGGTGAGCCTGAGAATGCGCTGGTCGCGCGGGAAATCGACGAACAAGGGTTCCTCGGGCTGGTTGCCGATCGCCTACGCCGCTATTCTCCTGATGAAACAAATGCTTCTGAAGAACTAAACGGTTCCAGGGGGCGCTAATGATAGCCTACCTGCTGAGCCGAATCGGACAAACGCTGCTGACGCTGGCTGTGATGTCGGTGCTGGTGTTTGTGGGTGTCTATCTGGTTGGTAATCCGGTCGATATGCTGTTGGGCGCGACGGCCACGCCAGCGGAACGGCTGGCGGTGATTCAGTCCTTCGGTCTGGATAAGCCCGTCTGGGAACAGTACGGGCTATTTGTCTGGAACGCCTTTCAGGGCGACATGGGCAACTCGTTTATCTTTAATCAACCCGCGCTGACGCTGATTTTTCAGCGCATGCCTGCCACGCTCGAACTGGCGATGGTGGCGTTCGTGATGGCGCTGATTGTCGGCATCCCGCTGGGGATTTACGCTGGCCTGAAGCCGGACAGCGCGGTGTCCAAATCCATCATGACCTTCTCCA
The genomic region above belongs to Pectobacterium colocasium and contains:
- a CDS encoding type II restriction endonuclease, with translation MSKSPFSLERSCIKTLSAVEAERNRSNQHEFNGVRALKNLFGLEKFKQDAYFSIRGERISCIKPITWYDAREEHSTRTEHRLYFSGNIVMNEAQEGDNIVIGFDNSDKIHIVLIKRNTPEHKRTISNWEGK
- a CDS encoding nucleoside hydrolase, which gives rise to MVQERIIIDTDPGVDDAIAIWLALASPELDVLGITVVAGNVPLAATLPNACNVVGVTGRTDVPIFAGASRPLIRDQVFGKYAHIGKFSADWVPESTLSPEQEHAVDFLVRMTRQAAADNNPITICALGPLTNLALALCFHPDVARGIKQIVSMSCAFTAMGNRVPWADFNVYADPHAAEIVFSSGVPLVIMPLDVTFQALIQTEQVEDIERSGGAPGKAMAALLRMFDRSEVERFGREGGPIHDATVIAWLLKPELFKSKRARIGVEVAGKTAGYAFADFYHKLGEPENALVAREIDEQGFLGLVADRLRRYSPDETNASEELNGSRGR
- a CDS encoding LysR family transcriptional regulator yields the protein MRINPRQVEAFHKVILTGGITAAANMMYITQPAVSRLIKDFEDALNLKLFDRDGRGLIPRAEAMKLYREVERLYLGLDHIGLIADEIRHAKGSILRIAAVQALSFLCSDQVLPTLLKKYPDLSLFLDIESSSRITDAIAENHYDVGFIFGQPGIKGLEAEPLADASAVAVLAMDHPLATVDEITLADLAGTRAILPGRTTPLRAQIDISARKEQIYLHNPIETSMANCCVLASRNVGIGVVDFITALNSPSPVIVKPFNPNIKMAYCAVYPPQIPRSQVVNHITQVMKEKITDSLALK
- a CDS encoding ABC transporter substrate-binding protein, coding for MKKSTLALLFTVLFSSSPLVYSADLNIGLASSTTSMDPQFYVSGANSAMARNIFDGLVVQDEKQQIAPALATSWKVIDDKTWEFVLRPGVKFHDGSDFTAKDVIASIKRVALASKNSPSSYAPYVSDITEVIEVNPLTVRIKTKEASPLLLNNLSRISILPARLENVPTETLNSGKDVIGTGPFKFVSWVPDDRVVLSRNDDYWGGKAEWDNVTVRVFKNSSARVAAVLSGDVDMIENVPTADSSNIEKNQQLKTISTPGNRVIYLHMDQQREESPFAKGPDGKNPLLKKEVRQAMSLAINRQAIVDRVMEGQAVVASQLVPKGYPGYSASIPAPVYNPEKAKQELAAAGYPDGFTLTFHASNDRYPNDSKIAQAIGQMFTRAGIKTEVVTMPGSVYFSRASRLEFSLIMGGAAIETGEASGVLGPLLETFGPNAGQGNRGRYSNPVFDKTLNEARVTLDETKRDALLAEAMNIGMNDLGVIPVMFLSNTWAMKKQYTYVGRSDAYTLPYFVRTAK
- a CDS encoding nucleoside hydrolase; translated protein: MSALPIIIDCDPGIDDAIALLSAFVAPELDIRGICTVCGNQSLDKTVHNALQIVELGQRTDIPVFAGCHRPLLREPIHGQFHGESGLGQTVLPEPQKQAEVQHAVSFIIAQCKQAIADGTPITLCTLGPLTNVAMALRMAPEIADGIARIVMMGGAYREAGNRSLTSEFNMLADPQAAKIVFDSSIALVALPLDVTHQVILTPELVARFIALSGRISAPLGEMMAFWDRNDIRRYGSRGGPLHDPLVIAWVLAPHCFTTEKASVYIEQESELCMGQTVADWYGKTDRQPNVDVVTGVDAKQVVELFADLLSRYGEGV